The window AGATTTAGAACATCCAACATGCTTGTTTCATTTTAGTACAATGGATTCAAGACCAAGTACACATGTTACATGCATCCAGGCTAGATTACAAATTATCATAGTCATCGTCATCATCGTCATCGTCATCATCGTCATCTTCACGCTTTCTTTTCAGGGCATTTGCTGACTCATTGGCTGTATTTTGTGATACCATATTAGTAGTAATAAGGATGTTTTTGGACCCAATTAATGATGGATTGATCAGAACATTCTGAACTGTTGATGTTGCAGGAATTGAAGCTTTCACGGCAGGGGACTGAGAAGCAGGCATCTGCACTGTAAACCTCTGTCCTGTGAGGGACATTGGAGTGCCTACTTTAGTTGAGACAGACATGGTTTGTGGAGTTGGTGTGCCTAGTGTGGGAGTACTTGGTCtgctagaaactgaaccaacACTTAACCGTGGAACTGTTATTCTTCCTGCAGGAGTAGATGCCTTTTTTTGTAAAGACTTAAGCCTATAGTTTGGGGCAGTTAAACAATATCTATCGGGTGGCAATCTAGGACCTGAATATGGCTTGATCAATGGCAAAGGGGtttgatttctttgtcttgcaaTATCTAATAAAAAATCTCTCGGGGGAGGAGAAGTGAACGACTGGTCGGCCCGGCACTGGATGGCCAATCGCACATCATCTGCATCAACAGTCGCCTTCTTAGCATGGCTTGAATATATTTTAGCATCATCTAGAATTGTGGTCACATATCGGAAGGCAAACTCCAACATCTGATTTATAACTCTTGGCTCATATTCTGTAATCCCCATATCCTTCAGGATTTGGGCCATCATCTGTGCATCTTTCGGCATGCTCTTGGGAgaagccatcttgccagactCCATGATATCCGGTGATCAGACTttaggtcatttaaaaaaaatagggaaaTTAGATCAAACCGAAATAGTTACTTTAGCAGCAACTGTtaggaatttaaaattttcaaatgtgttaaaattttcaaaaatatatttaaaatgtaaaacaccaATCTTTTTACTTTAAGCATACTTAAACTTCCCTTTGCTTAAAAACAGAGTTCCTTCTCTGAACGTGGAATATAAAAAGATGACACAAATAAATTAAGTAATAAAAGATTAGGGGAAAACAGGGTAAAATCAGTAAAAACAC is drawn from Peromyscus eremicus chromosome 11, PerEre_H2_v1, whole genome shotgun sequence and contains these coding sequences:
- the Taf9 gene encoding transcription initiation factor TFIID subunit 9, whose translation is MESGKMASPKSMPKDAQMMAQILKDMGITEYEPRVINQMLEFAFRYVTTILDDAKIYSSHAKKATVDADDVRLAIQCRADQSFTSPPPRDFLLDIARQRNQTPLPLIKPYSGPRLPPDRYCLTAPNYRLKSLQKKASTPAGRITVPRLSVGSVSSRPSTPTLGTPTPQTMSVSTKVGTPMSLTGQRFTVQMPASQSPAVKASIPATSTVQNVLINPSLIGSKNILITTNMVSQNTANESANALKRKREDDDDDDDDDDDDYDNL